The Dromaius novaehollandiae isolate bDroNov1 chromosome 32, bDroNov1.hap1, whole genome shotgun sequence genome includes a window with the following:
- the LOC135324519 gene encoding uncharacterized protein LOC135324519 isoform X1, with protein sequence MQEQLRGLEQEKEELRTTLQELTTEVPRAPCQHPLGHPSGCPTTPSRLALTPGSSPQHLALAAQHAQSSQQLERTKEVLPQLQAELTEVKAEGDAARKELHQEKQSAAKLAEALREQAEIEKVLRKERECLRERREGLQGQTVGGKTEQAARLSTSLMREMVAVKLVGRTSPTGALGKKGCAGHPLALGALVSVGMRVGV encoded by the exons atgcaggagcagctccggggcttg gagcaggagaaagaggagctccgcaccaccctgcaggagctcaccaccgaggtaccgagagccccgtgccaacaccccctcggacacccctctggctgccccacgaccccctcgcgcttggccctcacccccggttcatctccacagcacttggccttggcagcgcagcatgcccagagctcccagcagctggagaggaccaaagaagtcctcccgcagctccag gcagagctgacggaggtgaaggccgagggagacgcggcccggaaggagctccaccag gagaagcagtcagcagccaagctggcagaggccctgcgggagcaggctgagatcgagaag gtgctgaggaaagaacgcgagtgcctccgggagagacgcgagggcctccaagggcagacagtggg ggggaagacggagcaggcggccaggctgtccacgtcacttatgcgggagatggtggctgtgaagctggtaggacggacaagcccgacgggggccttggggaagaaagggtgtgcagggcacccgctggctttgggggcactggtctcagtggggatgagggtgggggtctga
- the LOC135324519 gene encoding M protein, serotype 2.2-like isoform X2, with product MQEQLRGLEQEKEELRTTLQELTTEHLALAAQHAQSSQQLERTKEVLPQLQAELTEVKAEGDAARKELHQEKQSAAKLAEALREQAEIEKVLRKERECLRERREGLQGQTVGGKTEQAARLSTSLMREMVAVKLVGRTSPTGALGKKGCAGHPLALGALVSVGMRVGV from the exons atgcaggagcagctccggggcttg gagcaggagaaagaggagctccgcaccaccctgcaggagctcaccaccgag cacttggccttggcagcgcagcatgcccagagctcccagcagctggagaggaccaaagaagtcctcccgcagctccag gcagagctgacggaggtgaaggccgagggagacgcggcccggaaggagctccaccag gagaagcagtcagcagccaagctggcagaggccctgcgggagcaggctgagatcgagaag gtgctgaggaaagaacgcgagtgcctccgggagagacgcgagggcctccaagggcagacagtggg ggggaagacggagcaggcggccaggctgtccacgtcacttatgcgggagatggtggctgtgaagctggtaggacggacaagcccgacgggggccttggggaagaaagggtgtgcagggcacccgctggctttgggggcactggtctcagtggggatgagggtgggggtctga